A genomic region of Mycobacterium sp. Aquia_213 contains the following coding sequences:
- a CDS encoding Hsp70 family protein: MSESLGLSIGMANLVAARAGGDAVTRRSVLTLFDQRTSEVGLPEENPDPADSGLVMRGFVERVGDRTPLVAADGTKYLGDALTVEALEAMARTVDYGTPVTIAVPAYWSPEQSAALREEFFAQPGLAPGGVPPALISDATAALTALRAEPDFPTDGIVALCDFGASGTTVTLSDAGSDFAQIGPSVRYREFSGDGIDQLILDRMRDVVPSDSSGGLAATSRMGSLTRLLDQYRTAKENLSTAPVTTVPAVTGEDIELSRNEFEELISGPLDEFVTALENILRHNEIPTTNLAAVATVGGGASIPLLATRLSERLGVPVHTAPQPAFTAALGAATFGLQHPSPGAVPSPPVDNATQLAPAVPADMTQAIPRARIEEEAPLAWSEDEDEEDPVPYTGPEHSGQYVRDAMGFEDADDEPYATEAPPWYKRPAVVLSLVAAGAAILVATILALTLGEENPRPVQTPPSQPTAPPPEQTVTITDTPTETVIAPPPPPTTTSQAPVTTTTEAPTTTYQPPTTTYQPPPTTTVPPPTTTFTPPLPTERERHWPWRRF, encoded by the coding sequence ATGTCCGAGTCGCTCGGGTTGTCCATCGGGATGGCCAACCTGGTCGCGGCCCGCGCGGGCGGCGATGCGGTGACTCGCCGATCCGTGCTCACCCTGTTTGACCAGCGGACATCCGAAGTCGGCCTACCGGAGGAAAATCCGGACCCGGCCGATTCCGGCCTGGTGATGCGGGGATTCGTCGAACGGGTCGGGGATCGGACTCCGCTGGTGGCAGCCGACGGCACCAAGTACCTCGGTGACGCGCTGACGGTCGAAGCGCTCGAGGCGATGGCCCGCACGGTCGATTACGGAACCCCTGTCACGATCGCTGTCCCCGCCTACTGGTCGCCGGAGCAGTCCGCGGCCCTGCGTGAGGAATTCTTTGCCCAGCCGGGCCTGGCTCCGGGCGGCGTGCCGCCGGCGCTGATCTCCGATGCCACCGCCGCGCTCACCGCGCTGCGGGCCGAACCGGACTTCCCGACCGACGGCATCGTCGCGTTGTGCGACTTCGGTGCCAGCGGCACCACCGTCACGCTGAGCGACGCCGGGTCGGACTTTGCGCAGATCGGCCCGTCGGTGCGGTACCGCGAATTCTCCGGCGACGGGATCGACCAGCTCATCCTCGACCGCATGCGCGACGTCGTGCCGAGCGACAGCTCAGGCGGCCTGGCCGCCACGTCGCGGATGGGATCGCTGACCCGCCTGCTCGATCAATACCGGACCGCCAAGGAAAATCTGTCGACGGCGCCGGTCACCACGGTCCCGGCGGTAACCGGCGAGGATATCGAGTTGTCCCGCAACGAATTTGAGGAGCTGATCTCCGGACCGCTAGACGAATTCGTCACGGCACTCGAAAACATCTTGCGGCACAACGAGATTCCGACGACAAACCTGGCCGCTGTGGCCACCGTCGGCGGCGGTGCCAGCATTCCGCTGCTCGCCACCCGCCTTTCCGAACGTCTCGGAGTGCCGGTGCACACCGCACCCCAACCCGCGTTCACCGCCGCCCTGGGTGCGGCCACCTTCGGTCTGCAACATCCCTCGCCGGGCGCGGTGCCGAGCCCTCCCGTCGACAACGCGACGCAATTGGCGCCCGCCGTGCCGGCCGACATGACGCAAGCGATCCCACGCGCCCGGATCGAAGAAGAAGCACCGCTGGCCTGGTCGGAGGACGAAGACGAGGAAGATCCCGTCCCCTACACCGGTCCCGAGCACAGCGGCCAATATGTCCGCGACGCAATGGGTTTCGAGGATGCGGACGATGAGCCTTACGCCACCGAAGCCCCGCCGTGGTACAAGCGCCCCGCCGTGGTCTTGAGCCTGGTCGCCGCCGGCGCAGCCATCCTGGTGGCCACGATCCTGGCGTTGACCCTGGGCGAGGAGAACCCGAGGCCGGTGCAGACCCCGCCGAGTCAACCGACGGCACCGCCCCCGGAGCAGACCGTGACGATCACCGACACTCCCACCGAGACAGTGATCGCACCACCACCGCCACCGACGACCACCAGCCAAGCGCCCGTGACGACGACCACCGAGGCGCCCACTACGACCTATCAACCGCCGACCACGACCTATCAACCGCCGCCCACCACGACGGTCCCACCGCCCACGACGACGTTTACGCCGCCACTGCCGACCGAACGCGAGCGGCACTGGCCGTGGCGACGCTTCTAA
- the iniC gene encoding isoniazid-induced dynamin-like GTPase IniC, giving the protein MSTSDRVRAILGGTVQAYRGEPAFRNRPEVFYELDRIGARLNEPIRIALAGTLKAGKSTLLNALVGQDIAPTDATEATRIVTWFRHGPTPKVTANHWGGRHSNVPINHSSGLTFDFRTLNPADVADLDVEWPAEELVDTTIIDTPGTSSLTREASERTLRLLVPPDGVPRVDAVVFLLRTLNAADVALLKQIGQLVGGSAGALGIIGVASRADEIGAGRIDAMLSAADVAQRFTKEMNETGICQAVVPVSGLLALTARTLRQSEFIALQKLAAADKTQLSKAMLSVDRFVRVDSPLPVDAATRAQLLDRFGMFGLRISLAVLATGVADAAGLADELLERSGLVALREVIDQQFAQRSDMLKAHTALVSLRRFVEAFPIVATPYVIADIDPLLADTHAFEELRLLSQLSSRPTMLNQDEIASLRRIIGGSGTRPASRLGLNPQGADPQEGPRAAFAAAQRWRRRAEHPLNDPFTTKACRAAVRSAEAMVADFAAHGSHIQPR; this is encoded by the coding sequence GTGAGCACGAGCGATCGAGTCCGAGCGATTTTGGGCGGGACCGTCCAGGCCTACCGTGGTGAGCCGGCATTCCGGAACCGACCCGAGGTTTTCTACGAACTGGACCGCATCGGCGCGCGGCTGAACGAACCGATCCGCATCGCCCTGGCCGGCACCCTCAAGGCCGGAAAGTCCACTCTGCTCAACGCTTTGGTGGGGCAGGACATCGCCCCGACCGATGCCACCGAAGCGACCCGGATCGTGACCTGGTTCCGGCACGGGCCCACCCCGAAGGTCACCGCAAACCATTGGGGCGGAAGGCATTCCAATGTGCCGATCAATCACAGCTCCGGGCTGACGTTCGACTTTCGGACGCTCAACCCCGCCGACGTGGCCGACCTGGACGTCGAGTGGCCCGCCGAAGAGCTGGTCGACACCACCATCATCGACACCCCGGGAACATCGTCGCTGACGCGCGAGGCCTCCGAGCGCACGCTGCGGCTGCTGGTCCCCCCCGACGGGGTGCCGCGGGTGGACGCGGTGGTGTTCCTGCTGCGCACCCTCAATGCCGCAGATGTCGCCCTGCTCAAGCAGATCGGGCAACTCGTCGGTGGGTCCGCGGGCGCACTGGGCATCATCGGGGTCGCGTCGCGGGCCGACGAGATCGGCGCGGGCCGGATCGACGCGATGCTGTCGGCGGCCGACGTGGCTCAGCGATTCACCAAGGAGATGAACGAGACGGGCATCTGCCAAGCGGTGGTGCCGGTCTCGGGACTGCTGGCGCTGACCGCGCGCACGCTGCGCCAAAGTGAGTTCATCGCCCTGCAGAAGCTCGCCGCGGCCGATAAGACCCAACTGAGCAAGGCCATGCTGAGCGTCGACCGTTTCGTGCGCGTCGACAGCCCGCTGCCCGTCGACGCGGCGACCCGCGCCCAGTTGCTCGACCGGTTCGGCATGTTCGGTCTGCGGATCTCGCTCGCCGTGCTGGCCACCGGTGTCGCCGACGCCGCGGGGCTGGCCGACGAATTGCTGGAGCGCAGCGGGCTGGTGGCGCTGCGCGAGGTCATCGATCAGCAGTTCGCGCAACGCTCCGACATGCTCAAGGCGCACACCGCGCTGGTGTCATTGCGCAGGTTCGTGGAGGCGTTCCCGATCGTCGCGACGCCCTATGTCATCGCCGATATCGACCCGCTGCTGGCCGACACCCATGCTTTCGAGGAGCTTCGGCTGCTCAGCCAATTATCTTCTCGCCCAACGATGTTGAACCAAGATGAAATCGCGTCACTGCGTCGCATCATCGGCGGGTCGGGCACCCGCCCGGCCAGCAGGCTGGGTCTGAATCCCCAAGGCGCCGACCCGCAGGAGGGGCCGCGGGCGGCGTTCGCCGCGGCGCAACGCTGGCGCCGCCGGGCCGAGCATCCGCTCAACGACCCGTTCACCACCAAGGCCTGCCGGGCCGCGGTGCGTAGCGCCGAAGCGATGGTGGCCGACTTCGCCGCGCACGGCTCTCACATTCAGCCGCGTTAG
- a CDS encoding dynamin-like GTPase family protein, producing the protein MTQASDPRRVSVIVELIDHTIAIAELNERNDLAQRLTRARERITDPKIRVVIAGQLKQGKSQLLNSLLNLPVARVGDDEATVVITVVSHGEPPSARLIVAAGPNGEPAPVDIPIDDINTDLRRAPQAGSREVLRVEIGAPSPLLQGGLTFIDTPGVGGHGQPHLSATLGLLPNADALIMVSDTSQELTEPEMWFIRQAHRICPVGVLAATKTDLYPHWRDIVGANTAHLQRAGVPIPIVPVSSLLRSHAVTQNDTELNEESNFPAIVKFLSERVLSRETDRVRDEVLRDIRSAAEQLTMAAGSELAVVNDPGLRDRLGEDLERRKRDALDALEQTALWQQVLNDGFTDLSTDVDHDMRARFRALTEDIERQIDSCDPTRHWAEIGSDVEEAVATAVGDNFVWAYQRAEELADDVANSFAAAGLDSVLTPELSQRAMGEDFGQLKSVSDLESKPAGKGQKVVSGLRGSYGGVVMIGMLSSVAGLGLFNPLSIGAGLVLGRMAYKEDKENRLLRARAEAKTNVRRFVDDISFVVGKESRDRLKIIHRTLRDHYRDIANEISRSLNESLQSTIAAAHMEEAERDNKVRELERQLNILNQVTDNVDKLTPQVTVGRV; encoded by the coding sequence GTGACTCAAGCCAGTGATCCGAGGCGCGTCAGCGTGATCGTCGAGCTGATCGACCACACCATCGCCATCGCCGAACTCAACGAACGCAACGACCTCGCGCAGCGGCTCACGCGCGCCCGCGAACGCATCACCGACCCAAAGATCCGGGTGGTGATCGCCGGGCAGCTCAAGCAGGGCAAGAGTCAGCTGCTCAACTCGTTGCTCAACCTGCCGGTGGCCCGAGTGGGCGATGACGAGGCCACCGTGGTCATCACCGTCGTCAGCCACGGCGAACCACCGTCGGCTCGACTGATCGTGGCCGCCGGTCCCAACGGCGAGCCCGCGCCCGTCGACATCCCGATCGACGACATCAACACCGACCTGCGACGCGCGCCGCAAGCCGGCAGCCGTGAAGTGCTGCGCGTCGAGATCGGCGCGCCCAGCCCGCTGCTGCAAGGCGGGCTCACGTTCATCGATACCCCGGGCGTGGGTGGCCATGGGCAGCCGCACCTGTCGGCGACGCTCGGCCTGCTGCCCAACGCCGACGCGCTGATCATGGTCAGCGACACCAGCCAGGAACTGACCGAACCGGAGATGTGGTTCATCCGGCAGGCGCATCGGATCTGCCCGGTCGGTGTGTTGGCGGCGACCAAGACCGACCTCTATCCGCACTGGCGCGACATCGTCGGCGCCAACACCGCGCATCTGCAGCGCGCCGGCGTGCCGATACCGATCGTGCCGGTGTCGTCGCTGCTGCGCAGCCACGCCGTTACGCAGAACGACACCGAACTCAACGAGGAATCCAACTTCCCGGCGATCGTCAAATTCCTCAGTGAGCGGGTGCTCTCTCGCGAGACCGACCGGGTGCGCGACGAGGTGCTCCGCGATATCCGTTCGGCCGCAGAACAATTGACGATGGCTGCGGGCTCGGAACTCGCGGTCGTCAACGATCCGGGGCTTCGTGACCGGCTTGGCGAAGACCTGGAGCGGCGCAAGCGTGACGCGTTGGACGCACTCGAGCAGACCGCCCTGTGGCAGCAGGTGCTCAACGACGGATTCACCGACCTGAGCACCGACGTCGACCACGACATGCGAGCCCGGTTCCGCGCGCTCACCGAAGACATCGAGCGCCAGATCGATTCGTGCGACCCGACTCGGCACTGGGCCGAAATCGGCAGCGACGTCGAGGAAGCGGTCGCCACCGCCGTCGGGGACAACTTCGTGTGGGCCTACCAACGCGCCGAGGAGCTGGCCGACGACGTCGCAAATTCGTTCGCCGCGGCCGGGCTGGATTCGGTGCTGACTCCCGAGCTGAGTCAACGCGCGATGGGCGAGGACTTCGGCCAGCTCAAATCGGTGTCCGACCTCGAGTCCAAGCCGGCCGGCAAGGGCCAGAAAGTCGTTTCCGGGCTGCGTGGTTCCTACGGCGGGGTGGTGATGATCGGCATGTTGTCCTCGGTGGCGGGGTTGGGTCTGTTCAACCCGCTGTCCATCGGCGCCGGGCTGGTCCTGGGCCGCATGGCCTACAAGGAGGACAAGGAGAACCGGCTGCTGCGGGCGCGTGCCGAGGCCAAGACGAATGTCCGGCGCTTTGTCGACGACATCTCGTTCGTGGTGGGCAAGGAATCGCGCGACCGGCTCAAGATCATCCACCGCACGCTGCGCGACCACTACCGCGATATCGCCAACGAGATCTCCCGTTCGCTCAACGAATCGCTGCAGTCCACCATCGCCGCGGCGCACATGGAAGAAGCCGAACGCGACAACAAGGTCCGAGAACTCGAGCGCCAGTTGAATATCCTGAACCAGGTCACCGACAATGTGGACAAACTAACGCCACAGGTGACCGTAGGACGGGTGTGA
- a CDS encoding DinB family protein, with amino-acid sequence MTPIERPMPPLNADERTTLESWLDFYRVTLALKCEGLDDEQLRVASAPPSSLTLLGLVQHAAEVERNWFRRVLAGEAAPPIFGPRDHPEDHDGGFEVSAQSSYRAAARIWQDEITAARANCAARGLDDTSEFMGSEVSLRWIYTHMIAEYARHCGHADLIRERVDGMAGV; translated from the coding sequence GTGACTCCGATAGAGCGGCCGATGCCGCCACTGAACGCCGATGAGCGCACGACGCTGGAGAGCTGGCTGGACTTCTATCGTGTGACGTTGGCGTTGAAGTGCGAGGGCCTCGATGACGAGCAGTTGCGGGTCGCCTCGGCGCCGCCGTCGAGCTTGACGCTGCTGGGGCTGGTGCAGCACGCGGCGGAGGTGGAACGGAATTGGTTTCGCCGGGTGCTTGCCGGGGAGGCGGCGCCACCGATTTTCGGGCCTCGGGATCATCCCGAAGATCACGACGGGGGATTCGAGGTATCGGCACAGTCGTCGTACCGTGCCGCAGCACGAATCTGGCAGGACGAGATCACGGCTGCGCGCGCCAATTGCGCTGCCCGTGGGCTTGATGACACGAGCGAGTTCATGGGCAGCGAGGTGAGTCTGCGCTGGATTTACACCCACATGATCGCCGAGTACGCCCGCCATTGCGGGCATGCCGACCTGATTCGTGAACGTGTCGATGGGATGGCGGGAGTCTGA
- a CDS encoding Rv0340 family IniB-related protein, with product MANSLLDFVISLVRDPDAAARYAANPAQSIADAHLTDVTSADVNNLIPMVTDSLSMGTPATPTSGALAPDHGNVWASGAAAAALDAFTPHTPAGVVDSHGLAGSVIHQPSIPAPVQPSTDPRPLGIDSPGASVQLTGVETPDTPVDHGGFPAHDLSLWDHPVTHSHPGEPEHHDFGLHG from the coding sequence ATGGCAAACTCATTGCTCGACTTCGTGATCTCGCTGGTGCGCGACCCCGATGCCGCGGCGCGCTACGCGGCCAACCCCGCGCAGTCCATCGCGGATGCCCACCTGACCGATGTGACCAGCGCCGATGTGAACAATCTGATTCCCATGGTGACGGATTCGCTGTCGATGGGCACTCCGGCCACCCCTACTTCGGGCGCGCTGGCACCCGATCATGGAAACGTCTGGGCAAGCGGTGCGGCCGCGGCCGCTCTCGATGCATTCACGCCGCACACCCCCGCCGGGGTGGTCGATTCGCACGGTCTGGCGGGCAGCGTGATCCATCAGCCGTCGATCCCGGCGCCCGTGCAACCATCGACCGATCCGCGGCCACTGGGTATTGACTCTCCTGGGGCATCGGTGCAGCTCACTGGTGTCGAAACGCCGGACACTCCGGTCGACCATGGGGGGTTCCCCGCGCATGACCTCAGCCTCTGGGACCACCCGGTCACCCATTCGCATCCCGGCGAGCCGGAGCACCACGACTTCGGCCTGCACGGCTGA
- a CDS encoding oligopeptide transporter substrate-binding protein, which produces MARHAPADYFVDDDPTVFIHYGDDDYGSAEPDPDDPIPGWRKPIALAGWGLLIAVLIALIVWGIIQLMHGAPPQEPVTNTTPVPTATTTIRPSSATSVAPPSEQATTTPTDAPTASTEDTPPSASTTTPTTPSREGYPLPQLPSVITLPALPGLPTEITLPPGL; this is translated from the coding sequence ATGGCAAGGCACGCGCCGGCAGACTATTTCGTCGACGACGACCCGACCGTCTTCATCCACTACGGAGACGACGACTACGGCAGCGCGGAGCCCGATCCCGACGACCCGATTCCGGGCTGGCGCAAACCAATCGCGTTGGCCGGGTGGGGCCTTCTCATCGCGGTGCTGATCGCGCTGATCGTCTGGGGCATCATCCAGCTCATGCACGGCGCCCCGCCACAGGAACCGGTCACCAACACCACCCCCGTGCCCACCGCTACGACGACGATCCGGCCGTCGAGCGCCACGAGCGTGGCTCCGCCGAGTGAGCAGGCGACCACCACACCCACCGACGCTCCGACGGCGTCCACCGAGGACACGCCGCCGTCCGCCAGCACGACCACACCGACCACGCCGTCGCGCGAGGGGTACCCACTGCCCCAGCTGCCGTCGGTGATCACGCTGCCCGCGCTGCCGGGGCTACCGACCGAGATCACGCTGCCGCCCGGCCTGTGA
- a CDS encoding IniB N-terminal domain-containing protein, giving the protein MDRLIQYIMELFANPNAAQAFVSGPGQAMTDAGLVNVAPEEFASAVASAVPGVPLGVGDPIGGLQQVLTDQYGFAPGYGGFDQGYGGYDQGYGGYDAGYGGYDPGYGYGPGLVGAVAQDAGALVGDAIAPVVDGAGAALGLGGAIVGDLGGALLGGVNAGLYGGGYGGFGFQPGWGGFGPGTGGFGPGFGPGWDGFRPGWGDGRPGWGHHGWDDGRPGWGHGWGDGRPGWGHGWGDRPGFGPGCGPDWGGTGCGPGWGGFRPGVGEFGHGPGFGGGFGGEFGLGVGLNAGLGLGGGFGGHTGFGLGGGGLTGIGLGAQTGFGGRAGLGFGGEGGAGLGGGFGGHTGLGLASEVGLGGRVGIGLGGESGFGGRAGFGEGVGLRAGGGLEGGAGFHGGTSLAGESGLGGRAGFGEGVGLRAGGGLEGGAGFGGGAGLGGEAGLGGRAGVGAGFNGGAGFGGDAAGHAGVGLRGEAGGGFGGQAGGGLGGGVGAGSQVGGGFGGQAGGGLGGGVGAGSQVGGGFGGQAGGGLGGQAGLGGQAGGGFGAVAGSQVGGGFGGQAGGGFGVQTVGAVGGGAGGGLGGGVGAGSQIGGGFGAGAGSQVGGGLGAGGQAGLGGQAALASQASFGAGGQAAGGFGGQAGGGFGGQAGLGGQAALASQAGFGAGGQAGGGFGAGAGSQIGGGNVGAAGNAALGASGQAGLIASEGAALNGAAAPHVAGPLGGVGVGGQGGAAAAGGAGLGIGGARSSSTLSGEGGLGGHATPQSATVAGGAGLGSHAEAGSGINAGVGGAGIGGHAGAGGAAGAGVGGGFPAGGAGGGINGGAGGGAHGGILGQEGATLGGGGGGGVAGNGGIGAQHGPAGPAGQGPVIQGGGGAGGGVGGHATPPSNPGSVFPGGGSAGAGGHGSAGGPVIHEPAQQAPVQHSPAPVQHSPAPVEHSPAPVQHSPAPVQHSPAPVEHAPAPHSPSVFEGTPHAPAPVHAPAPVHAPAPTHGGPHG; this is encoded by the coding sequence ATGGACCGGCTGATCCAATACATCATGGAGTTGTTTGCCAACCCGAACGCGGCCCAGGCTTTCGTTTCGGGTCCCGGGCAGGCCATGACCGACGCAGGCTTGGTCAACGTGGCTCCGGAGGAGTTCGCCTCGGCGGTGGCCAGCGCCGTCCCGGGTGTGCCTCTCGGCGTCGGCGACCCGATCGGTGGGTTGCAGCAGGTGCTCACCGACCAATACGGCTTTGCCCCGGGTTATGGCGGCTTCGACCAGGGCTATGGGGGCTACGACCAGGGTTATGGCGGTTATGACGCCGGATACGGCGGATACGACCCGGGCTACGGGTACGGACCCGGCCTTGTGGGCGCGGTTGCCCAAGACGCGGGTGCCCTGGTCGGTGACGCGATTGCCCCGGTTGTCGACGGCGCCGGCGCTGCACTCGGCCTCGGTGGTGCGATCGTTGGCGACTTGGGTGGCGCGCTGCTCGGTGGCGTCAACGCCGGACTGTACGGCGGCGGCTACGGCGGGTTCGGCTTTCAGCCCGGTTGGGGCGGATTTGGTCCCGGCACCGGCGGGTTTGGTCCCGGTTTCGGACCTGGCTGGGATGGCTTCCGCCCGGGCTGGGGCGACGGACGGCCTGGTTGGGGACACCACGGATGGGACGACGGACGTCCCGGCTGGGGACACGGCTGGGGCGACGGACGGCCTGGTTGGGGACACGGCTGGGGTGACCGGCCTGGGTTCGGACCCGGTTGTGGCCCCGATTGGGGCGGTACGGGCTGTGGCCCCGGCTGGGGCGGCTTCCGGCCTGGCGTGGGTGAATTCGGCCACGGCCCCGGCTTTGGTGGCGGTTTCGGCGGAGAGTTTGGTTTGGGCGTCGGCCTCAATGCCGGCCTGGGTCTTGGTGGTGGCTTCGGCGGACACACCGGCTTCGGACTCGGCGGTGGCGGTCTGACGGGCATCGGGTTGGGTGCCCAGACCGGATTCGGTGGCCGCGCCGGTCTTGGTTTCGGCGGCGAGGGCGGCGCTGGGCTTGGTGGTGGCTTTGGTGGACACACCGGCCTCGGTCTGGCCAGTGAAGTCGGACTCGGCGGTCGCGTCGGTATCGGTCTCGGTGGCGAGAGCGGCTTTGGTGGCCGCGCTGGTTTCGGTGAGGGCGTCGGGCTGCGGGCCGGTGGCGGCCTTGAAGGCGGTGCCGGGTTCCATGGCGGCACGAGCCTTGCCGGTGAGAGTGGTCTTGGTGGCCGCGCCGGTTTCGGAGAAGGTGTTGGGCTGCGGGCTGGGGGTGGCCTTGAAGGCGGCGCTGGGTTCGGTGGCGGCGCGGGTCTTGGGGGTGAGGCTGGTCTCGGCGGTCGCGCCGGAGTCGGTGCCGGATTCAACGGCGGCGCCGGATTTGGTGGCGACGCTGCGGGCCACGCCGGTGTTGGTCTGAGGGGTGAAGCCGGCGGTGGCTTCGGCGGTCAGGCCGGTGGTGGCCTGGGCGGCGGAGTTGGCGCTGGTAGCCAGGTCGGCGGCGGGTTTGGTGGTCAGGCCGGTGGTGGCCTGGGCGGCGGAGTTGGCGCTGGTAGCCAGGTCGGCGGCGGGTTTGGTGGTCAGGCCGGTGGCGGGTTGGGTGGTCAGGCGGGCCTGGGTGGCCAGGCTGGTGGTGGCTTCGGTGCTGTTGCTGGTAGCCAGGTTGGCGGCGGGTTTGGCGGTCAGGCCGGTGGTGGCTTTGGTGTTCAGACCGTCGGCGCCGTCGGCGGCGGGGCCGGTGGTGGCCTGGGCGGCGGAGTTGGCGCTGGTAGCCAGATCGGCGGCGGCTTTGGCGCTGGTGCTGGTAGCCAGGTTGGTGGCGGCTTGGGCGCGGGCGGTCAGGCAGGGCTCGGGGGCCAGGCTGCTTTGGCAAGCCAGGCGAGTTTCGGTGCTGGCGGTCAGGCTGCAGGTGGCTTTGGTGGTCAGGCCGGTGGCGGGTTCGGTGGTCAGGCGGGTCTGGGTGGGCAGGCTGCCCTGGCGAGCCAGGCGGGATTCGGTGCTGGTGGCCAGGCTGGTGGTGGCTTCGGTGCTGGTGCTGGTAGCCAGATCGGTGGCGGCAATGTCGGCGCGGCCGGCAATGCAGCGTTGGGCGCAAGCGGTCAGGCGGGGTTGATCGCTAGCGAGGGCGCAGCGCTGAACGGTGCCGCCGCTCCTCACGTGGCGGGCCCGCTCGGGGGTGTAGGCGTCGGTGGTCAAGGCGGTGCCGCCGCAGCCGGCGGAGCTGGTCTGGGCATCGGCGGGGCGCGCAGCAGCAGCACGTTGAGCGGCGAGGGCGGCCTGGGAGGCCACGCGACACCGCAATCCGCAACTGTTGCCGGCGGTGCAGGTTTGGGAAGCCACGCTGAAGCTGGCAGCGGCATCAACGCAGGGGTCGGCGGCGCAGGTATCGGCGGACACGCTGGAGCCGGCGGTGCTGCGGGGGCCGGTGTCGGCGGGGGCTTCCCGGCCGGTGGAGCTGGCGGCGGCATCAACGGGGGTGCCGGCGGTGGAGCTCACGGCGGCATCCTCGGCCAGGAGGGCGCCACGCTCGGAGGCGGAGGCGGCGGCGGTGTCGCGGGCAACGGCGGCATCGGCGCTCAGCACGGCCCGGCCGGGCCGGCTGGACAGGGCCCGGTAATTCAGGGCGGCGGCGGTGCCGGGGGTGGTGTTGGTGGTCACGCGACGCCGCCGTCGAACCCCGGCTCGGTCTTCCCGGGTGGGGGCTCCGCGGGTGCTGGCGGCCACGGCAGCGCGGGCGGTCCGGTGATCCACGAGCCGGCGCAGCAGGCACCGGTTCAGCACTCGCCTGCGCCGGTCCAGCATTCGCCGGCCCCGGTCGAGCACTCGCCCGCTCCGGTTCAGCATTCGCCGGCGCCAGTGCAGCATTCGCCGGCTCCGGTCGAGCACGCCCCGGCACCGCACAGCCCGTCGGTGTTCGAAGGCACTCCGCACGCACCGGCCCCGGTGCATGCTCCGGCTCCGGTGCACGCGCCCGCGCCGACGCACGGCGGCCCGCACGGGTAA